One Dreissena polymorpha isolate Duluth1 chromosome 9, UMN_Dpol_1.0, whole genome shotgun sequence genomic window carries:
- the LOC127845095 gene encoding uncharacterized protein LOC127845095 isoform X1 — protein MGQLSLTSLTTNRKRVPSFGRLNRLSLVRRSRNDSFKRRTRATCSLLFTLTNTMTDGGVQLSGYIDIKQPAKVKGRKLKSWKKKWVILQEMSIRSAGGRSAAKVDVYADEKTSQSSPADKHTFILEFVTEVRTAKSKTRDHAFEVVEREPVLLFSGATETESQTWVSALMKIFWPEKKKIGDCFAVAILSNEHTRRLVLHGEFLMTVSTESLSIRSEAHNSYEWSLSTLKRFHVEKDAVKPEVELLVIESGPKSESGEAVFKFTADNVGKILDSIKQNIFLAMKQKQSKSNVSPKLRSAVTSQSSTESDLRPRADTSSSVEQRFKELLENNTSGSKLLPGTMTESRQASEVMPEVDDGTPPALPKKKKSIVTFNQSLISNLKPTVDLLSTPNELAANDNDSSDYNKIELNTPNKSKPFVNIVSAFTIANTDIGTTRVLLDERGYSHVDICDRKPVVVDSEKGRSVSNVSSHSSVSFRSVSVGSRDSGIVNTGADNVNSELTEKGRHSHRSTNSFDSAVSTSSAMDQIDMSKAFVSTSSNLTVEIEEIEVTASELEASHYGEIDDEYLQKETLKGENLYADIPAGYKGSEKMIKKRNSAGNMKVSSNDYEDIKNVVRKKNLVKHLGMDPAVDPSSVAPSLPERPASNRLRRKNYSTDKKRFTLPFRIKRDKKTRDRAPSISSSSSGGSETTDKNAELTLKAWPLGNRSTIVDNEELYHPIAIQRFLTDDDGTVGSKKRERSCSLNLNSDIALKRPSVGSTNKENTVWKHNRNGSMQIDTLSYDREISMLNKTDINGGDLSLMPDLLIRNNQNDTGSGFNATSIDNSFRYDYDDEPIYAEVEPTCRSSGDISENPFPNLTTWLPHDVSDVAEVSELNETVFENQTLVVTKQGRDLFNQGFVCEEVDKESERTLVNDSLISSDNVLIDISMSDGSQHNTVAFDIFTLGIWSNMLSSQPLIPLSTNVNNNLSQSVSHNLLHVQLTESESTTAQAQGDVYMDMSACKNESIYVMPSK, from the exons ATTCGTTCAAGCGGCGCACAAGGGCGACTTGCTCGCTGCTATTTACGCTTACAAACACAATGACGGATGGGGGAGTGCAGCTAAGTGGCTACATCGACATCAAACAGCCCGCCAAGGTCAAGGGCAGGAAACTCAAG TCATGGAAGAAAAAGTGGGTCATTTTGCAAGAAATGTCCATCCGGTCCGCCGGCGGTCGGTCGGCAGCCAAAGTGGACGTTTATGCCGACGAGAAGACGTCACAATCGTCGCCGGCCGACAAACACACGTTCATACTGGAGTTCGTGACGGAAGTGCGGACGGCGAAGTCGAAGACCCGAGACCACGCCTTTGAGGTTGTGGAGCGCGAGCCGGTTCTGCTGTTTTCAGGGGCGACGGAAACGGAGTCACAGACCTGGGTTTCGGCGCTCATGAAAATCTTTTGGcctgaaaagaaaaaaatcg GTGACTGCTTTGCAGTGGCTATTCTATCGAACGAGCACACGCGGCGTCTCGTGCTGCACGGGGAGTTTCTGATGACAGTGAGCACCGAGAGCCTCTCCATCCGGTCTGAGGCCCACAACTCGTATGAGTGGTCCCTCAGCACACTCAAGCGCTTCCACGTGGAAAAGGACGCCGTGAAACCGGAAGTAGAACTTCTCGTCATTGAATCCGGACC GAAATCCGAAAGCGGTGAAGCAGTATTCAAATTTACCGCTGACAACGTCGGGAAAATTCTGGATTCAATCAAACAGAATATTTTCCTCGCCATGAAGCAGAAACAATCAAAATCAAACGTGTCCCCTAAACTTCGTTCTGCAGTGACCAGTCAGTCAAGTACGGAAAGTGATCTCAGACCACGCGCTGATACGAGCTCCAGCGTGGAACAACGTTTTAAAGAACTACTGGAAAACAATACATCGGGATCCAAACTTCTGCCCGGTACAATGACTGAGTCGCGACAAGCCTCCGAGGTCATGCCAGAAGTTGACGATGGGACGCCACCGGCGCTACCAAAGAAGAAGAAATCCATCGTGACGTTTAACCAGTCACTGATCTCCAACTTAAAACCAACAGTTGACCTTTTGTCAACCCCGAATGAACTAGCAGCCAATGACAACGATAGTTCCGACTATAACAAAATTGAGCTGAACACTCCGAACAAATCCAAGCCATTTGTGAACATCGTAAGTGCATTCACAATTGCTAATACAGACATTGGAACAACAAGAGTGCTTCTTGATGAACGCGGGTACAGTCACGTAGACATATGCGACCGAAAGCCGGTCGTCGTTGACAGTGAAAAGGGTCGCTCAGTGTCCAACGTATCCTCTCATTCTTCCGTTTCATTCCGCTCCGTGTCCGTAGGATCCCGTGACTCCGGGATTGTGAACACCGGAGCTGATAATGTGAACTCGGAGCTCACTGAGAAAGGGAGACACTCACATCGTTCGACGAACTCGTTCGATAGCGCAGTGTCAACATCGTCAGCAATGGACCAGATAGATATGTCAAAAGCTTTTGTGTCCACAAGTTCGAATTTGACTGTAGAGATTGAAGAAATTGAAGTAACTGCTTCCGAATTAGAGGCGTCACATTACGGCGAAATCGACGATGAGTATCTCCAGAAAGAGACATTAAAGGGAGAAAACCTTTATGCTGATATTCCAGCGGGTTATAAGGGTTCAGAGAAAATGATCAAGAAGCGCAATTCTGCTGGAAACATGAAGGTGTCTTCTAACGACTATGAAGACATTAAAAATGTTGTACGGAAGAAAAATCTCGTGAAGCATCTCGGAATGGACCCGGCGGTAGATCCTTCATCCGTGGCTCCATCACTTCCGGAAAGGCCGGCGTCCAATCGTCTGCGACGTAAGAATTACTCGACGGACAAAAAGCGGTTTACGCTGCCATTTAGAATCAAGCGAGATAAGAAAACGCGCGACAGGGCGCCGAGTATTTCCTCTTCGTCATCCGGTGGGTCAGAGACGACCGACAAAAATGCTGAGTTGACATTAAAAGCGTGGCCGCTTGGAAATAGGTCCACCATTGTAGACAACGAGGAACTGTATCATCCAATAGCCATTCAGCGGTTCTTAACGGACGATGACGGAACTGTTGGATCGAAGAAGAGGGAACGCAGTTGTTCACTGAACTTAAATAGTGATATAGCACTGAAGAGGCCATCGGTTGGTTCTACAAACAAAGAGAACACCGTTTGGAAACATAATCGTAACGGGTCCATGCAGATAGACACGTTAAGTTATGATCGAGAAATCTCGATGTTGAATAAAACCGACATTAATGGAGGCGATCTGTCGCTTATGCCAGATCTGCTGATCCGAAACAATCAGAATGATACTGGTTCGGGATTCAATGCAACGTCAATAGATAACAGCTTTCGTTATGATTATGACGACGAACCAATCTATGCGGAAGTAGAACCGACCTGTAGATCATCCGGTGATATTTCAGAAAACCCGTTCCCGAATCTGACCACGTGGTTACCTCATGACGTCAGCGATGTAGCGGAAGTCAGCGAACTTAACGAAACTGTGTTCGAAAATCAGACGTTAGTGGTAACTAAACAAGGACGCGATTTATTCAATCAAGGCTTTGTGTGCGAAGAAGTTGACAAGGAAAGCGAACGAACGCTTGTGAATGACTCTTTGATATCCAGTGATAATGTATTAATAGATATTTCGATGTCAGATGGTTCCCAACATAACACGGTTGCTTTTGATATTTTTACTCTTGGCATTTGGTCAAATATGTTAAGCTCTCAACCTTTGATTCCGTTGTCAACGAATGTAAATAATAATCTTTCACAGTCAGTGTCGCATAATTTATTACATGTGCAATTAACTGAAAGCGAAAGTACAACTGCGCAAGCGCAAGGTGATGTGTACATGGATATGAGTGCCTGCAAAAATGAAAGTATATATGTTATGCCTTCAAAGTAA
- the LOC127845095 gene encoding uncharacterized protein LOC127845095 isoform X2 — MTDGGVQLSGYIDIKQPAKVKGRKLKSWKKKWVILQEMSIRSAGGRSAAKVDVYADEKTSQSSPADKHTFILEFVTEVRTAKSKTRDHAFEVVEREPVLLFSGATETESQTWVSALMKIFWPEKKKIGDCFAVAILSNEHTRRLVLHGEFLMTVSTESLSIRSEAHNSYEWSLSTLKRFHVEKDAVKPEVELLVIESGPKSESGEAVFKFTADNVGKILDSIKQNIFLAMKQKQSKSNVSPKLRSAVTSQSSTESDLRPRADTSSSVEQRFKELLENNTSGSKLLPGTMTESRQASEVMPEVDDGTPPALPKKKKSIVTFNQSLISNLKPTVDLLSTPNELAANDNDSSDYNKIELNTPNKSKPFVNIVSAFTIANTDIGTTRVLLDERGYSHVDICDRKPVVVDSEKGRSVSNVSSHSSVSFRSVSVGSRDSGIVNTGADNVNSELTEKGRHSHRSTNSFDSAVSTSSAMDQIDMSKAFVSTSSNLTVEIEEIEVTASELEASHYGEIDDEYLQKETLKGENLYADIPAGYKGSEKMIKKRNSAGNMKVSSNDYEDIKNVVRKKNLVKHLGMDPAVDPSSVAPSLPERPASNRLRRKNYSTDKKRFTLPFRIKRDKKTRDRAPSISSSSSGGSETTDKNAELTLKAWPLGNRSTIVDNEELYHPIAIQRFLTDDDGTVGSKKRERSCSLNLNSDIALKRPSVGSTNKENTVWKHNRNGSMQIDTLSYDREISMLNKTDINGGDLSLMPDLLIRNNQNDTGSGFNATSIDNSFRYDYDDEPIYAEVEPTCRSSGDISENPFPNLTTWLPHDVSDVAEVSELNETVFENQTLVVTKQGRDLFNQGFVCEEVDKESERTLVNDSLISSDNVLIDISMSDGSQHNTVAFDIFTLGIWSNMLSSQPLIPLSTNVNNNLSQSVSHNLLHVQLTESESTTAQAQGDVYMDMSACKNESIYVMPSK, encoded by the exons ATGACGGATGGGGGAGTGCAGCTAAGTGGCTACATCGACATCAAACAGCCCGCCAAGGTCAAGGGCAGGAAACTCAAG TCATGGAAGAAAAAGTGGGTCATTTTGCAAGAAATGTCCATCCGGTCCGCCGGCGGTCGGTCGGCAGCCAAAGTGGACGTTTATGCCGACGAGAAGACGTCACAATCGTCGCCGGCCGACAAACACACGTTCATACTGGAGTTCGTGACGGAAGTGCGGACGGCGAAGTCGAAGACCCGAGACCACGCCTTTGAGGTTGTGGAGCGCGAGCCGGTTCTGCTGTTTTCAGGGGCGACGGAAACGGAGTCACAGACCTGGGTTTCGGCGCTCATGAAAATCTTTTGGcctgaaaagaaaaaaatcg GTGACTGCTTTGCAGTGGCTATTCTATCGAACGAGCACACGCGGCGTCTCGTGCTGCACGGGGAGTTTCTGATGACAGTGAGCACCGAGAGCCTCTCCATCCGGTCTGAGGCCCACAACTCGTATGAGTGGTCCCTCAGCACACTCAAGCGCTTCCACGTGGAAAAGGACGCCGTGAAACCGGAAGTAGAACTTCTCGTCATTGAATCCGGACC GAAATCCGAAAGCGGTGAAGCAGTATTCAAATTTACCGCTGACAACGTCGGGAAAATTCTGGATTCAATCAAACAGAATATTTTCCTCGCCATGAAGCAGAAACAATCAAAATCAAACGTGTCCCCTAAACTTCGTTCTGCAGTGACCAGTCAGTCAAGTACGGAAAGTGATCTCAGACCACGCGCTGATACGAGCTCCAGCGTGGAACAACGTTTTAAAGAACTACTGGAAAACAATACATCGGGATCCAAACTTCTGCCCGGTACAATGACTGAGTCGCGACAAGCCTCCGAGGTCATGCCAGAAGTTGACGATGGGACGCCACCGGCGCTACCAAAGAAGAAGAAATCCATCGTGACGTTTAACCAGTCACTGATCTCCAACTTAAAACCAACAGTTGACCTTTTGTCAACCCCGAATGAACTAGCAGCCAATGACAACGATAGTTCCGACTATAACAAAATTGAGCTGAACACTCCGAACAAATCCAAGCCATTTGTGAACATCGTAAGTGCATTCACAATTGCTAATACAGACATTGGAACAACAAGAGTGCTTCTTGATGAACGCGGGTACAGTCACGTAGACATATGCGACCGAAAGCCGGTCGTCGTTGACAGTGAAAAGGGTCGCTCAGTGTCCAACGTATCCTCTCATTCTTCCGTTTCATTCCGCTCCGTGTCCGTAGGATCCCGTGACTCCGGGATTGTGAACACCGGAGCTGATAATGTGAACTCGGAGCTCACTGAGAAAGGGAGACACTCACATCGTTCGACGAACTCGTTCGATAGCGCAGTGTCAACATCGTCAGCAATGGACCAGATAGATATGTCAAAAGCTTTTGTGTCCACAAGTTCGAATTTGACTGTAGAGATTGAAGAAATTGAAGTAACTGCTTCCGAATTAGAGGCGTCACATTACGGCGAAATCGACGATGAGTATCTCCAGAAAGAGACATTAAAGGGAGAAAACCTTTATGCTGATATTCCAGCGGGTTATAAGGGTTCAGAGAAAATGATCAAGAAGCGCAATTCTGCTGGAAACATGAAGGTGTCTTCTAACGACTATGAAGACATTAAAAATGTTGTACGGAAGAAAAATCTCGTGAAGCATCTCGGAATGGACCCGGCGGTAGATCCTTCATCCGTGGCTCCATCACTTCCGGAAAGGCCGGCGTCCAATCGTCTGCGACGTAAGAATTACTCGACGGACAAAAAGCGGTTTACGCTGCCATTTAGAATCAAGCGAGATAAGAAAACGCGCGACAGGGCGCCGAGTATTTCCTCTTCGTCATCCGGTGGGTCAGAGACGACCGACAAAAATGCTGAGTTGACATTAAAAGCGTGGCCGCTTGGAAATAGGTCCACCATTGTAGACAACGAGGAACTGTATCATCCAATAGCCATTCAGCGGTTCTTAACGGACGATGACGGAACTGTTGGATCGAAGAAGAGGGAACGCAGTTGTTCACTGAACTTAAATAGTGATATAGCACTGAAGAGGCCATCGGTTGGTTCTACAAACAAAGAGAACACCGTTTGGAAACATAATCGTAACGGGTCCATGCAGATAGACACGTTAAGTTATGATCGAGAAATCTCGATGTTGAATAAAACCGACATTAATGGAGGCGATCTGTCGCTTATGCCAGATCTGCTGATCCGAAACAATCAGAATGATACTGGTTCGGGATTCAATGCAACGTCAATAGATAACAGCTTTCGTTATGATTATGACGACGAACCAATCTATGCGGAAGTAGAACCGACCTGTAGATCATCCGGTGATATTTCAGAAAACCCGTTCCCGAATCTGACCACGTGGTTACCTCATGACGTCAGCGATGTAGCGGAAGTCAGCGAACTTAACGAAACTGTGTTCGAAAATCAGACGTTAGTGGTAACTAAACAAGGACGCGATTTATTCAATCAAGGCTTTGTGTGCGAAGAAGTTGACAAGGAAAGCGAACGAACGCTTGTGAATGACTCTTTGATATCCAGTGATAATGTATTAATAGATATTTCGATGTCAGATGGTTCCCAACATAACACGGTTGCTTTTGATATTTTTACTCTTGGCATTTGGTCAAATATGTTAAGCTCTCAACCTTTGATTCCGTTGTCAACGAATGTAAATAATAATCTTTCACAGTCAGTGTCGCATAATTTATTACATGTGCAATTAACTGAAAGCGAAAGTACAACTGCGCAAGCGCAAGGTGATGTGTACATGGATATGAGTGCCTGCAAAAATGAAAGTATATATGTTATGCCTTCAAAGTAA
- the LOC127844569 gene encoding CKLF-like MARVEL transmembrane domain-containing protein 4 isoform X2: protein MMSASDIPGSGMATTVVTATAGDAVGSATGEGHEMKHIWKFIYIDMTYVKSLFGILLAAEMVLSLLGLICVSIPKDEGCAYLYSSAYSFYEFVASSCFILSLIWYILYLLAITRKLGFVRWDIAEIATNGFFILFFLIASSVIAAKACGQGGYNAAAVFGFFCMIVLAGHEFFCVRQFLERRQQASAQSTSADAADDSSKY, encoded by the exons ATGATGTCAGCAAGCGACATCCCGGGCTCAGGAATGGCGACAACCGTCGTCACGGCAACGGCAGGCGACGCCGTAGGGTCCGCCACAGGGGAAGGCCACGAAATGAAGCACATCTGGAAGTTCATCTACATCGACATGACCTACGTGAAGAGTTTGTTCGGTATCTTACTGGCTGCCGAAATG GTGCTTTCACTACTCGGCTTGATATGCGTGTCGATACCGAAAGACGAGGGCTGTGCCTATCTCTACTCCTCGGCCTACTCATTCTACGAGTTCGTGGCCAGCTCCTGTTTCATCCTTAGCCTCATCTGGTACATCCTTTACCTGCTCGCCATCACTCGCAAGCTGGGATTCGTGCGTTGGGACATAGCT GAGATAGCTACCAATGGATTCTTCATTCTGTTCTTCCTGATCGCCTCCAGTGTGATAGCAGCCAAGGCGTGTGGACAGGGCGGATACAACGCGGCGGCT GTATTCGGGTTTTTCTGCATGATTGTGTTAGCCGGTCACGAGTTCTTCTGTGTACGTCAATTCCTGGAGCGCCGACAACAGGCTTCTGCACAGTCTACTTCAGCCGACGCAGCGGATGATTCATCAAAATATTAA